A single region of the Nicotiana sylvestris chromosome 6, ASM39365v2, whole genome shotgun sequence genome encodes:
- the LOC138871431 gene encoding uncharacterized protein, producing the protein MDLLALEKESEKAKLASVENQLQVAKNKADKWSQLNDGLRSQLSLAVTEPDALGQEYVALRSKLDTASADAEEMVAQYKADVEAAEIRLKTKIEYIKRLSRRETLEKIHARGFDLSPKIKEAMRLEAE; encoded by the coding sequence ATGGACCTACTGGCTTTGGAGAAAGAATCTGAAAAGGCGAAGTTAGCATCGGTCGAGAACCAACTCCAGGTGGCGAAGAACAAAGCCGATAAGTGGTCTCAGCTGAATGATGGTCTACGGTCACAACTGAGCTTGGCCGTCACGGAACCGGATGCCCTTGGGCAAGAATATGTTGCACTAAGGTCCAAACTTGATACAGCCTCTGCTGATGCTGAGGAAATGGTGGCCCAGTACAAGGCTGATGTGGAGGCAGCCGAGATCCGCTTAAAGACAAAGATTGAGTACATAAAGCGGCTATCCCGGAGAGAGACCCTCGAAAAGATCCATGCCCGAGGCTTTGACCTATCGCCCAAGATTAAAGAAGCTATGAGACTAGAGGCCGAGTAA